In Daphnia magna isolate NIES linkage group LG7, ASM2063170v1.1, whole genome shotgun sequence, a single genomic region encodes these proteins:
- the LOC116932147 gene encoding netrin-3 isoform X1: MALKSWEMILLAVSLLTATNTVTAKSTNSNGSGGSSSSSSVTGGGGSSGFLHMFAAQQNPPDPCYEEIPIGLANQAGVGAVGGATSGASTAVSSSGTILRSRRCVPDFVNAAFGKEVVATSTCGNPPSRHCYTNTDEKGELARLCSVCDASNARRRHPSTYLTDLHNVNNMTCWQSEPLVSSPPSSPSSASSSQPVLPSSGGSVLTENNVTLTLSLGKKYELTYISLQFCGRKPDSLAIYKSMDFGKTWQAFQYYSSQCRKLYGRPNRAIITKSNEQEALCTDAHSLLDPLSGSRIAFSTMEGRPSAFDFENSPVLQDWVTATDVRVVFHRFYPYGEDNQRGGGSADNNNGSTAAVSVRDYSFYAAADFAVGGRCKCNGHASRCVQGRDGHLGCDCRHNTAGRDCEKCKPFHFDRPWGRATAKDANECKACNCNLHARRCRFNMELFKLSGRISGGVCLKCRHNTAGRYCHYCKEGYYRDTAKPITHRKACKECECHPVGASGRTCNQTTGQCPCKDGVTGITCNRCAKGYQQSRSPIAPCIRIPKSSLNPAPSSMEPTSNSNSENCGPCPADNRRLNLKKYCKRDYALLATITARETAGEWVKFTMNVQTIFKKTRDNRIRRGLTYFWVRMADLACKCPKIKINKSYLILGGSEDSKYGRPGIELNTRSIVIEWKAEWISRMRRFERRASRKCK; this comes from the exons ATGGCGCTGAAAAGCTGGGAAATGATTCTGCTGGCCGTTTCTCTACTGACAGCCACCAATACGGTGACGGCCAAAAGCACCAACAGCAACGGAAGCGggggcagcagcagcagcagcagcgtcACCGGCGGCGGTGGCAGCAGCGGTTTTCTGCACATGTTTGCAGCCCAACAAAATCCTCCCGATCCGTGCTACGAAGAGATTCCAATCGGTCTGGCCAATCAGGCAGGTGTGGGCGCCGTCGGAGGGGCGACATCCGGCGCGTCGACGGCCGTTTCCAGCAGCGGCACTATTTTGCGCTCGCGACGCTGCGTACCGGATTTCGTCAACGCCGCCTTCGGGAAAGAAGTGGTGGCCACGTCGACGTGCGGCAACCCTCCGTCGCGCCACTGCTACACCAACACGGACGAGAAGGGCGAACTGGCTCGGCTGTGCAGCGTGTGCGACGCGAGCAACGCCCGCCGACGCCACCCCTCCACCTATCTGACTGATTTGCACAACGTGAACAACATGACCTGTTGGCAGTCGGAACCGTTGGTCTCGTCGCCGCCTTCGTCGCCGTCGTCAGCCTCTTCTTCTCAGCCCGTGCTGCCGTCGTCGGGCGGCTCCGTGCTGACCGAGAACAACGTCACGCTGACACTGTCCTTGGGCAAGAAATACGAGTTAACCTACATCAGCTTACAGTTTTGTGGCCGTAAGCCAGACAGCCTGGCCATCTACAAGAGTATGGACTTCGGCAAGACGTGGCAAGCGTTCCAGTACTACTCGTCGCAGTGCCGCAAACTCTACGGCCGGCCCAACCGCGCCATCATCACCAAGTCCAACGAACAGGAGGCTCTCTGCACCGATGCTCATTCGCTACTCGATCCGCTGTCCGGATCGCGCATCGCTTTCAGCACGATGGAGGGCAGGCCTAGCGCTTTCGATTTCGAGAACAGTCCCGTCCTGCAGGACTGGGTGACGGCCACCGATGTCCGCGTCGTCTTCCATCGCTTCTACCCGTACGGAGAGGACAACCAGCGCGGCGGCGGAAGCGCGGACAACAACAACGGGTCGACCGCTGCCGTCTCCGTTCGCGACTATTCCTTCTACGCGGCGGCGGATTTCGCCGTTGGCGGACGATGCAAATGCAACGGTCACGCCTCGCGCTGCGTCCAGGGACGAGACGGACATCTCGGCTGCGACTGTCGCCACAACACAGCCGGACGTGATTGCGAGAAATGCAAACCGTTTCATTTCGATCGGCCGTGGGGACGCGCCACCGCCAAAGACGCCAACGAATGCAAAG cATGCAACTGCAACCTGCACGCGCGAAGATGCAGGTTCAACATGGAACTCTTCAAACTATCTGGCCGTATAAGTGGAGGAGTCTGCCTCAAATGCCGTCACAACACGGCGGGGAGGTATTGCCATTACTGTAAAGAGGGCTACTATCGAGATACCGCAAAGCCCATCACCCATCGCAAAGCTTGCAAAG AATGTGAATGTCATCCAGTTGGAGCATCAGGCAGGACTTGCAATCAAACCACTGGGCAATGCCCTTGCAAAGATGGCGTCACCGGAATCACATGCAACCGTTGTGCCAAAGGATACCAACAAAGTCGGTCACCCATAGCTCCTTGCATCA GAATCCCCAAATCTTCACTAAATCCAGCACCCTCTTCAATGGAACCTACCTCTAATTCTAATTCAG AGAATTGCGGCCCTTGTCCAGCGGATAATCGACGATTGAATCTAAAGAAATACTGCAAACGCGATTATG CATTGTTGGCGACGATTACGGCACGCGAGACAGCCGGAGAATGGGTAAAATTCACGATGAATGTGCAAACAATTTTCAAGAAAACACGAGACAACCGCATACGTCGTGGACTTACGTACTTCTGGGTCCGAATGGCTGATCTTGCTTGTAAATGCCCTAAGATCAAAATCaacaa aTC
- the LOC116932147 gene encoding netrin-3 isoform X2, with translation MALKSWEMILLAVSLLTATNTVTAKSTNSNGSGGSSSSSSVTGGGGSSGFLHMFAAQQNPPDPCYEEIPIGLANQAGVGAVGGATSGASTAVSSSGTILRSRRCVPDFVNAAFGKEVVATSTCGNPPSRHCYTNTDEKGELARLCSVCDASNARRRHPSTYLTDLHNVNNMTCWQSEPLVSSPPSSPSSASSSQPVLPSSGGSVLTENNVTLTLSLGKKYELTYISLQFCGRKPDSLAIYKSMDFGKTWQAFQYYSSQCRKLYGRPNRAIITKSNEQEALCTDAHSLLDPLSGSRIAFSTMEGRPSAFDFENSPVLQDWVTATDVRVVFHRFYPYGEDNQRGGGSADNNNGSTAAVSVRDYSFYAAADFAVGGRCKCNGHASRCVQGRDGHLGCDCRHNTAGRDCEKCKPFHFDRPWGRATAKDANECKACNCNLHARRCRFNMELFKLSGRISGGVCLKCRHNTAGRYCHYCKEGYYRDTAKPITHRKACKGIPKSSLNPAPSSMEPTSNSNSENCGPCPADNRRLNLKKYCKRDYALLATITARETAGEWVKFTMNVQTIFKKTRDNRIRRGLTYFWVRMADLACKCPKIKINKSYLILGGSEDSKYGRPGIELNTRSIVIEWKAEWISRMRRFERRASRKCK, from the exons ATGGCGCTGAAAAGCTGGGAAATGATTCTGCTGGCCGTTTCTCTACTGACAGCCACCAATACGGTGACGGCCAAAAGCACCAACAGCAACGGAAGCGggggcagcagcagcagcagcagcgtcACCGGCGGCGGTGGCAGCAGCGGTTTTCTGCACATGTTTGCAGCCCAACAAAATCCTCCCGATCCGTGCTACGAAGAGATTCCAATCGGTCTGGCCAATCAGGCAGGTGTGGGCGCCGTCGGAGGGGCGACATCCGGCGCGTCGACGGCCGTTTCCAGCAGCGGCACTATTTTGCGCTCGCGACGCTGCGTACCGGATTTCGTCAACGCCGCCTTCGGGAAAGAAGTGGTGGCCACGTCGACGTGCGGCAACCCTCCGTCGCGCCACTGCTACACCAACACGGACGAGAAGGGCGAACTGGCTCGGCTGTGCAGCGTGTGCGACGCGAGCAACGCCCGCCGACGCCACCCCTCCACCTATCTGACTGATTTGCACAACGTGAACAACATGACCTGTTGGCAGTCGGAACCGTTGGTCTCGTCGCCGCCTTCGTCGCCGTCGTCAGCCTCTTCTTCTCAGCCCGTGCTGCCGTCGTCGGGCGGCTCCGTGCTGACCGAGAACAACGTCACGCTGACACTGTCCTTGGGCAAGAAATACGAGTTAACCTACATCAGCTTACAGTTTTGTGGCCGTAAGCCAGACAGCCTGGCCATCTACAAGAGTATGGACTTCGGCAAGACGTGGCAAGCGTTCCAGTACTACTCGTCGCAGTGCCGCAAACTCTACGGCCGGCCCAACCGCGCCATCATCACCAAGTCCAACGAACAGGAGGCTCTCTGCACCGATGCTCATTCGCTACTCGATCCGCTGTCCGGATCGCGCATCGCTTTCAGCACGATGGAGGGCAGGCCTAGCGCTTTCGATTTCGAGAACAGTCCCGTCCTGCAGGACTGGGTGACGGCCACCGATGTCCGCGTCGTCTTCCATCGCTTCTACCCGTACGGAGAGGACAACCAGCGCGGCGGCGGAAGCGCGGACAACAACAACGGGTCGACCGCTGCCGTCTCCGTTCGCGACTATTCCTTCTACGCGGCGGCGGATTTCGCCGTTGGCGGACGATGCAAATGCAACGGTCACGCCTCGCGCTGCGTCCAGGGACGAGACGGACATCTCGGCTGCGACTGTCGCCACAACACAGCCGGACGTGATTGCGAGAAATGCAAACCGTTTCATTTCGATCGGCCGTGGGGACGCGCCACCGCCAAAGACGCCAACGAATGCAAAG cATGCAACTGCAACCTGCACGCGCGAAGATGCAGGTTCAACATGGAACTCTTCAAACTATCTGGCCGTATAAGTGGAGGAGTCTGCCTCAAATGCCGTCACAACACGGCGGGGAGGTATTGCCATTACTGTAAAGAGGGCTACTATCGAGATACCGCAAAGCCCATCACCCATCGCAAAGCTTGCAAAG GAATCCCCAAATCTTCACTAAATCCAGCACCCTCTTCAATGGAACCTACCTCTAATTCTAATTCAG AGAATTGCGGCCCTTGTCCAGCGGATAATCGACGATTGAATCTAAAGAAATACTGCAAACGCGATTATG CATTGTTGGCGACGATTACGGCACGCGAGACAGCCGGAGAATGGGTAAAATTCACGATGAATGTGCAAACAATTTTCAAGAAAACACGAGACAACCGCATACGTCGTGGACTTACGTACTTCTGGGTCCGAATGGCTGATCTTGCTTGTAAATGCCCTAAGATCAAAATCaacaa aTC